One region of Pieris rapae chromosome Z, ilPieRapa1.1, whole genome shotgun sequence genomic DNA includes:
- the LOC111003372 gene encoding chromosome-associated kinesin KIF4 isoform X2, whose translation MVDEHSNKCSIDAVQVALRIRPLLAQEIERGCVECIEMINGTPQVIIKDLAFTYNFVFPQHITQQEFYDTSVKALITKLFQGYNVTILAYGQTGSGKTFTIGTNYSGSFRDSTKLGVIPQAVADIFDFIEKNEDQFIFKVSVSFMELYQEQCFDLLSGKKRGHSIIEIREDFKGVILPGITEVPVSSMAETMLVLERGASGRMTGPTAMNQASSRSHAVFTITILKESRTDKNLVTSSKFHLVDLAGSERIKKTKASGERLKEGVKINQGLLALGNVISALGNGTNKSFISYRDSKLTRLLQDSLGGNSLTLMVACVSPADFNFDETLSTLRYADRARRIRNKPVINQDAKAAENVRLTNLVNDLKLQLLDKLPSPSDKSKEQLQEELDREIAKSQVLLNKNKQITEHLGNIFIENTNLCEKVLLAEAANNKIEGKLNELTEHCNQIIENVTMDKEEDDSQKTSLMDYLKEIKTRLEDMQTLKKHINEEMIDHDIKVSYMLRENGDNGHNSDNGVEEVMTEDQAAIEGEKRAMGQVALNQELQELNREMAFKAALVQSILRKNQDILKSHDNLSINEDKIAKLEKEKDELLQQLKNTQTKDLSHDENRKQVSMLESEITELRKKCQHQANVIETTQKNESHIKSLNDELQAMDAAKVEIIRKMREECEKYRKWKADNERAMLRLKADDRKLVSAMAKMESLHAKQQNVLKRKMEEVVAVNKRLKEALDRQKLAVKQNGKENVNVNRGAVPKCNNDNKTREDIERELEMHLSIVEAEKSLDELMEYRALITRQIEIVRNCTDSEANRKKLHELEDDLALRNAQISDLQQKIITADQENDALNRWDKIQSMPEAKAALKCLFELLVEAKKDLQSQTEKGFQAKYEEIKNSYDRLKVEYENREAEFERKLAGIKAEHDEKLSILFEFQRKVICRGDETEPCRNLQTALQVQQDKLELLDQQHKKLYDELDKLRATNAQPGKAKKSNKALEKVKKKEYVEPTDEDEEDEEFDNDPDWGATPHSRRCQRRYVKKKFSAAEDCISYAIARRRSETLPYCICRGSCSSNLCGCVKTDRSCHSKCRCSQQYCKNRRLSSDGHDKENNRSERE comes from the exons ATGGTGGACGAGCATTCCAACAAATGTTCAATAGACGCTGTACAAGTTGCTTTGAGAATAAGGCCTCTACTGGCACAAGAAATTGAAAGAGGGTGCGTTGAATGCATTGAAATGATAAATGGAACCCCacaagttataattaaagacttagcattcacatataattttgtgtttCCACAACATATAACACAACAAGAATTCTATGATACATCTGTTAAGGCCTTGATTACAAAGTTGTTTCAAg GTTACAATGTTACAATACTTGCTTATGGGCAAACAGGATCAggtaaaacatttacaatagGCACAAATTATTCTGGATCATTTCGGGACTCAACAAAATtag gtGTAATTCCTCAGGCTGTCGctgatatatttgattttatagaaaaaaatgaagaccaatttatatttaaagtatctgTATCATTTATGGAATTATATCAAGAGCAATGCTTTGATTTACTATCTGGGAAAAAGCGAGGTCATAGTATTATTGAGATTCGAGAAGATTTTAAGGGTGTGATCTTGCCAG gtatAACAGAAGTGCCAGTCTCTTCAATGGCTGAAACAATGTTGGTACTAGAGAGAGGTGCATCAGGCCGTATGACAGGTCCCACTGCAATGAACCAGGCTTCCAGTCGGAGTCATGCTGTATTCACTATTACCATCTTAAAGGAGAGTCGAACTGATAA AAACCTTGTGACATCGTCTAAGTTCCACCTTGTCGACTTGGCTGGTTCCGAGCGCATAAAGAAGACGAAGGCTAGTGGAGAGCGACTTAAGGAAGGAGTTAAAATTAACCAGGGCTTATTGGCTCTTGGTAATGTGATCTCTGCGTTGGGAAATGGCACCAATAAGAGTTTTATTAGCTACAGAGATAGCAAACTTACGAGGCTACTGCAGG ACAGTCTCGGCGGTAATTCCCTAACCTTAATGGTAGCGTGTGTGAGTCCGGCGGACTTTAATTTTGATGAGACGTTGTCTACGCTGAGATACGCGGACCGCGCAAGGCGTATACGCAACAAGCCCGTTATTAACCAAGACGCTAAGGCCGCTGAGAATGTTCG cCTTACCAATTTAGTGAATGACCTCAAACTGCAACTCCTTGATAAACTTCCATCACCGAGTGATAAAAGCAAAGAACAATTGCAAGAAGAGTTAGATAGAGAAATAGCCAAATCCcaagtgttattaaataaaaataaacagattaCAGAACATTTGGGGAACATCTTCATTGAAAACACGAATTTATGCGAAAAAGTCCTTTTGGCTGAAGCtgcaaataacaaaattgagGGGAAGCTAAACGAACTAACAGAACATTGCAATCAGATTATAGAAAATGTGACAATGGATAAAGAAGAAGACGACTCACAGAAAACAAGTTTAATGGACTACTTGAAGGAGATTAAGACACGATTGGAAGATATGCAGACTTTGAAGAAACACATCAATGAAGAAATGATCGATCATGATATTAAAGTTTCGTATATGCTAAGGGAAAATGGTGATAATGGTCATAATAGTGATAATGGTGTTGAAGAAGTGATGACTGAAGATCAGGCCGCGATTGAGGGGGAGAAGCGGGCTATGGGACAG GTGGCATTGAACCAAGAATTGCAAGAATTAAATCGGGAAATGGCTTTTAAAGCAGCTCTGGTACAAAGCATTCTTAGAAAAAACCaggatatattaaaaagtcatGACAATCTATCTATCAATGAGGACAAAATCGCTAAATTGGAGAAGGAAAAGGATGAGTTATTGCAACAGTTGAAGAATACTCAA ACCAAGGATCTGTCCCATGATGAGAACCGCAAGCAAGTGTCAATGTTAGAATCAGAGATCACGGAGCTGAGGAAGAAATGCCAGCATCAAGCCAACGTCATCGAGACGACGCAGAAGAACGAATCCCATATCAAGTCGTTAAATGATGAGCTACAAGCCATGGATGCTGCtaag GTGGAAATAATTCGTAAAATGCGTGAAGAATGCGAGAAGTACCGCAAATGGAAGGCAGACAATGAACGGGCGATGTTGCGCCTGAAGGCGGATGATCGCAAACTTGTATCTGCGATGGCCAAGATGGAGTCCCTACACGCGAAGCAGCAGAATGTGCTGAAAAGGAAGATGGAGGAAGTTGTGGCTGTTAATAAGAGACTCAAG GAAGCCCTAGACCGCCAAAAGTTGGCGGTCAAACAAAATGGAAAGGAAAATGTTAATGTCAATAGGGGCGCCGTCCCGAAatgtaataatgataataaaacaagagAAGATATTGAACGAGAACTGGAGATGCATCTCAGTATTGTGGAGGCGGAGAAGTCGCTTGATGAACTTATGGAGTACCG AGCGTTGATAACTCGGCAAATCGAGATCGTCCGCAACTGTACAGACTCTGAAGCCAATCGCAAGAAGCTTCATGAACTGGAAGATGATTTGGCCTTACGCAACGCGCAAATTTCTGATCTGCAACAGAAAATTATTACTGCCGATCAAG aaaacgaTGCTCTAAACCGCTGGGACAAGATCCAATCGATGCCCGAGGCCAAAGCGGCTCTCAAGTGCCTCTTCGAGTTACTTGTAGAGGCGAAGAAAGATCTCCAAAGCCAGACTGAGAAAGGCTTCCAGGCGAAATACGAAGAGATCAAGAACTCTTACGACCGCCTCAAAGTGGAGTACGAGAACAGGGAAGCGGAATTCGAGCGGAAGTTGGCGGGTATCAAGGCTGAACatgatgaaaag CTATCCATCCTCTTCGAGTTTCAGCGCAAGGTAATTTGCCGCGGGGACGAGACGGAACCGTGTCGCAATTTGCAAACGGCATTGCAGGTACAGCAAGATAAGCTGGAGTTGCTGGACCAACAGCAT AAAAAACTTTACGATGAGCTGGACAAGCTACGTGCGACCAATGCACAACCTGGCAAAGCGAAGAAAAGCAATAAGGCACTTGAAAAGGTTAAGAAAAAGGAATATGTTGAACCAACTGATGAGGACGAGGAAGATGAGGAGTTTGATAATGACCCAGACTGGGGTGCCACACCACACTCCAGGCGGTGTCAG CGTCGTTACGTGAAGAAAAAATTTAGTGCGGCCGAAGACTGCATCAGTTATGCGATAGCCAGGCGGCGAAGTGAAACCCTACCGTATTGCATTTGTAGAGGTAGCTGCAGCAGCAATCTCTGCGGTTGTGTGAAGACTGATCGCTCATGCCATTCCAAATGCAGATGTTCGCAGCAGTACTGCAAAAATCGGCGTCTGTCATCCGATGGACACGATAAggaaaataat AGATCTGAGAGAGAGTGA
- the LOC111003372 gene encoding chromosome-associated kinesin KIF4 isoform X1: MVDEHSNKCSIDAVQVALRIRPLLAQEIERGCVECIEMINGTPQVIIKDLAFTYNFVFPQHITQQEFYDTSVKALITKLFQGYNVTILAYGQTGSGKTFTIGTNYSGSFRDSTKLGVIPQAVADIFDFIEKNEDQFIFKVSVSFMELYQEQCFDLLSGKKRGHSIIEIREDFKGVILPGITEVPVSSMAETMLVLERGASGRMTGPTAMNQASSRSHAVFTITILKESRTDKNLVTSSKFHLVDLAGSERIKKTKASGERLKEGVKINQGLLALGNVISALGNGTNKSFISYRDSKLTRLLQDSLGGNSLTLMVACVSPADFNFDETLSTLRYADRARRIRNKPVINQDAKAAENVRLTNLVNDLKLQLLDKLPSPSDKSKEQLQEELDREIAKSQVLLNKNKQITEHLGNIFIENTNLCEKVLLAEAANNKIEGKLNELTEHCNQIIENVTMDKEEDDSQKTSLMDYLKEIKTRLEDMQTLKKHINEEMIDHDIKVSYMLRENGDNGHNSDNGVEEVMTEDQAAIEGEKRAMGQVALNQELQELNREMAFKAALVQSILRKNQDILKSHDNLSINEDKIAKLEKEKDELLQQLKNTQTKDLSHDENRKQVSMLESEITELRKKCQHQANVIETTQKNESHIKSLNDELQAMDAAKVEIIRKMREECEKYRKWKADNERAMLRLKADDRKLVSAMAKMESLHAKQQNVLKRKMEEVVAVNKRLKEALDRQKLAVKQNGKENVNVNRGAVPKCNNDNKTREDIERELEMHLSIVEAEKSLDELMEYRALITRQIEIVRNCTDSEANRKKLHELEDDLALRNAQISDLQQKIITADQENDALNRWDKIQSMPEAKAALKCLFELLVEAKKDLQSQTEKGFQAKYEEIKNSYDRLKVEYENREAEFERKLAGIKAEHDEKLSILFEFQRKVICRGDETEPCRNLQTALQVQQDKLELLDQQHKKLYDELDKLRATNAQPGKAKKSNKALEKVKKKEYVEPTDEDEEDEEFDNDPDWGATPHSRRCQRRYVKKKFSAAEDCISYAIARRRSETLPYCICRGSCSSNLCGCVKTDRSCHSKCRCSQQYCKNRRLSSDGHDKENNPASDLHSETTPVYFDKRFLSTLLHCLNAVKILYF; the protein is encoded by the exons ATGGTGGACGAGCATTCCAACAAATGTTCAATAGACGCTGTACAAGTTGCTTTGAGAATAAGGCCTCTACTGGCACAAGAAATTGAAAGAGGGTGCGTTGAATGCATTGAAATGATAAATGGAACCCCacaagttataattaaagacttagcattcacatataattttgtgtttCCACAACATATAACACAACAAGAATTCTATGATACATCTGTTAAGGCCTTGATTACAAAGTTGTTTCAAg GTTACAATGTTACAATACTTGCTTATGGGCAAACAGGATCAggtaaaacatttacaatagGCACAAATTATTCTGGATCATTTCGGGACTCAACAAAATtag gtGTAATTCCTCAGGCTGTCGctgatatatttgattttatagaaaaaaatgaagaccaatttatatttaaagtatctgTATCATTTATGGAATTATATCAAGAGCAATGCTTTGATTTACTATCTGGGAAAAAGCGAGGTCATAGTATTATTGAGATTCGAGAAGATTTTAAGGGTGTGATCTTGCCAG gtatAACAGAAGTGCCAGTCTCTTCAATGGCTGAAACAATGTTGGTACTAGAGAGAGGTGCATCAGGCCGTATGACAGGTCCCACTGCAATGAACCAGGCTTCCAGTCGGAGTCATGCTGTATTCACTATTACCATCTTAAAGGAGAGTCGAACTGATAA AAACCTTGTGACATCGTCTAAGTTCCACCTTGTCGACTTGGCTGGTTCCGAGCGCATAAAGAAGACGAAGGCTAGTGGAGAGCGACTTAAGGAAGGAGTTAAAATTAACCAGGGCTTATTGGCTCTTGGTAATGTGATCTCTGCGTTGGGAAATGGCACCAATAAGAGTTTTATTAGCTACAGAGATAGCAAACTTACGAGGCTACTGCAGG ACAGTCTCGGCGGTAATTCCCTAACCTTAATGGTAGCGTGTGTGAGTCCGGCGGACTTTAATTTTGATGAGACGTTGTCTACGCTGAGATACGCGGACCGCGCAAGGCGTATACGCAACAAGCCCGTTATTAACCAAGACGCTAAGGCCGCTGAGAATGTTCG cCTTACCAATTTAGTGAATGACCTCAAACTGCAACTCCTTGATAAACTTCCATCACCGAGTGATAAAAGCAAAGAACAATTGCAAGAAGAGTTAGATAGAGAAATAGCCAAATCCcaagtgttattaaataaaaataaacagattaCAGAACATTTGGGGAACATCTTCATTGAAAACACGAATTTATGCGAAAAAGTCCTTTTGGCTGAAGCtgcaaataacaaaattgagGGGAAGCTAAACGAACTAACAGAACATTGCAATCAGATTATAGAAAATGTGACAATGGATAAAGAAGAAGACGACTCACAGAAAACAAGTTTAATGGACTACTTGAAGGAGATTAAGACACGATTGGAAGATATGCAGACTTTGAAGAAACACATCAATGAAGAAATGATCGATCATGATATTAAAGTTTCGTATATGCTAAGGGAAAATGGTGATAATGGTCATAATAGTGATAATGGTGTTGAAGAAGTGATGACTGAAGATCAGGCCGCGATTGAGGGGGAGAAGCGGGCTATGGGACAG GTGGCATTGAACCAAGAATTGCAAGAATTAAATCGGGAAATGGCTTTTAAAGCAGCTCTGGTACAAAGCATTCTTAGAAAAAACCaggatatattaaaaagtcatGACAATCTATCTATCAATGAGGACAAAATCGCTAAATTGGAGAAGGAAAAGGATGAGTTATTGCAACAGTTGAAGAATACTCAA ACCAAGGATCTGTCCCATGATGAGAACCGCAAGCAAGTGTCAATGTTAGAATCAGAGATCACGGAGCTGAGGAAGAAATGCCAGCATCAAGCCAACGTCATCGAGACGACGCAGAAGAACGAATCCCATATCAAGTCGTTAAATGATGAGCTACAAGCCATGGATGCTGCtaag GTGGAAATAATTCGTAAAATGCGTGAAGAATGCGAGAAGTACCGCAAATGGAAGGCAGACAATGAACGGGCGATGTTGCGCCTGAAGGCGGATGATCGCAAACTTGTATCTGCGATGGCCAAGATGGAGTCCCTACACGCGAAGCAGCAGAATGTGCTGAAAAGGAAGATGGAGGAAGTTGTGGCTGTTAATAAGAGACTCAAG GAAGCCCTAGACCGCCAAAAGTTGGCGGTCAAACAAAATGGAAAGGAAAATGTTAATGTCAATAGGGGCGCCGTCCCGAAatgtaataatgataataaaacaagagAAGATATTGAACGAGAACTGGAGATGCATCTCAGTATTGTGGAGGCGGAGAAGTCGCTTGATGAACTTATGGAGTACCG AGCGTTGATAACTCGGCAAATCGAGATCGTCCGCAACTGTACAGACTCTGAAGCCAATCGCAAGAAGCTTCATGAACTGGAAGATGATTTGGCCTTACGCAACGCGCAAATTTCTGATCTGCAACAGAAAATTATTACTGCCGATCAAG aaaacgaTGCTCTAAACCGCTGGGACAAGATCCAATCGATGCCCGAGGCCAAAGCGGCTCTCAAGTGCCTCTTCGAGTTACTTGTAGAGGCGAAGAAAGATCTCCAAAGCCAGACTGAGAAAGGCTTCCAGGCGAAATACGAAGAGATCAAGAACTCTTACGACCGCCTCAAAGTGGAGTACGAGAACAGGGAAGCGGAATTCGAGCGGAAGTTGGCGGGTATCAAGGCTGAACatgatgaaaag CTATCCATCCTCTTCGAGTTTCAGCGCAAGGTAATTTGCCGCGGGGACGAGACGGAACCGTGTCGCAATTTGCAAACGGCATTGCAGGTACAGCAAGATAAGCTGGAGTTGCTGGACCAACAGCAT AAAAAACTTTACGATGAGCTGGACAAGCTACGTGCGACCAATGCACAACCTGGCAAAGCGAAGAAAAGCAATAAGGCACTTGAAAAGGTTAAGAAAAAGGAATATGTTGAACCAACTGATGAGGACGAGGAAGATGAGGAGTTTGATAATGACCCAGACTGGGGTGCCACACCACACTCCAGGCGGTGTCAG CGTCGTTACGTGAAGAAAAAATTTAGTGCGGCCGAAGACTGCATCAGTTATGCGATAGCCAGGCGGCGAAGTGAAACCCTACCGTATTGCATTTGTAGAGGTAGCTGCAGCAGCAATCTCTGCGGTTGTGTGAAGACTGATCGCTCATGCCATTCCAAATGCAGATGTTCGCAGCAGTACTGCAAAAATCGGCGTCTGTCATCCGATGGACACGATAAggaaaataat CCGGCGTCAGATTTGCATTCAGAGACCACTCCAGTGTATTTTGACAAACGGTTTTTATCAACACTTTTACATTGCTTGAAtgctgttaaaatattatatttttaa